The Leucobacter sp. UCMA 4100 genome window below encodes:
- a CDS encoding ABC transporter permease, with amino-acid sequence MANVSQHPALTDPEYKTPGKSRGLLSVFNDPYLMTLIVKKGIKTRYYGSALGWAWSYVRPFAQFCMYWIVFSLFLKVDRDIENFPLYLFSGLIVVNLFGEIFRNTTSAIVDNSSLVKKIFLPRELFPVAAVGVALVHFMPQVVILVIVALFFGLSFSWLQIAAFVAAVLLLVIWTLGLGLFFGAINVKHRDSRNIVDLILMFSTWGSPVIYSWSMVQRAFPDWLFHIYMANPATAAVELFHYAFWAPTATAPDLAPNLLTYSGAALGLGIVALLIGQLVFKKTEGTFAQHL; translated from the coding sequence ATGGCCAACGTGTCACAGCACCCTGCACTAACAGACCCCGAGTATAAGACGCCGGGCAAGAGCCGCGGCCTGCTCAGCGTTTTCAACGACCCTTACCTCATGACGCTCATCGTCAAAAAGGGCATCAAGACGAGGTATTACGGCTCAGCCCTCGGCTGGGCATGGTCGTATGTCAGACCTTTCGCACAGTTCTGCATGTATTGGATTGTGTTCAGCCTCTTCCTCAAAGTCGACCGCGATATCGAGAATTTCCCGCTGTATCTTTTTTCGGGTCTTATCGTTGTCAACCTCTTTGGCGAAATCTTTAGAAACACCACGAGCGCGATCGTAGACAATAGTTCGCTCGTGAAAAAGATCTTCCTTCCCCGTGAGCTCTTTCCAGTAGCTGCGGTCGGCGTCGCTCTCGTGCACTTCATGCCACAGGTTGTCATCTTGGTTATCGTTGCACTCTTTTTCGGGCTCAGCTTTTCGTGGCTTCAAATTGCTGCCTTTGTTGCTGCAGTGCTACTCCTTGTCATATGGACACTCGGTTTAGGACTCTTCTTTGGCGCAATCAACGTCAAACACCGTGACTCACGAAACATTGTCGACCTCATTCTGATGTTCTCTACCTGGGGCTCGCCTGTCATCTACTCTTGGAGCATGGTGCAGAGAGCTTTCCCTGACTGGCTTTTTCACATCTACATGGCTAACCCCGCGACAGCTGCCGTAGAGCTTTTCCATTACGCTTTTTGGGCGCCAACTGCAACAGCCCCTGACCTCGCACCAAACCTGCTCACCTATTCGGGAGCTGCCCTAGGGCTCGGCATCGTTGCGCTCCTAATAGGACAACTCGTTTTCAAGAAGACGGAGGGTACCTTTGCCCAGCACCTCTGA
- a CDS encoding ABC transporter ATP-binding protein, giving the protein MPSTSDNTAEEQQKKPAIVVHDVVKEFDIRHSGSMKESFISLVKGKSNYTPFRALDNISFEVPTGQSVALLGHNGSGKSTTLKLVSGVQRPDAGWVRTRGRVAGLLEVGAGFHPNLTGRDNVYLNAAILGMSKEETDQRLEDILEFAGIGEFIDTEVKRYSSGMYSRLGFSVAVHTELDILLVDEILSVGDAAFREKCNAKMKELSQSGKTMFVVSHNVNTVKELCERGIVLKKGKIVFDGPINEAAEFVTPKKKK; this is encoded by the coding sequence TTGCCCAGCACCTCTGATAACACCGCGGAAGAGCAGCAAAAGAAGCCTGCGATCGTAGTACACGACGTGGTCAAAGAGTTCGATATTCGACACTCTGGATCGATGAAAGAATCTTTCATCTCTCTGGTGAAAGGAAAATCGAACTACACCCCGTTCAGGGCTCTCGACAATATTTCTTTCGAAGTGCCGACCGGCCAGTCAGTTGCTTTACTCGGTCATAACGGTTCTGGTAAGTCGACGACGCTGAAGCTCGTCTCTGGGGTACAACGGCCCGACGCTGGATGGGTGCGCACGCGCGGGCGCGTGGCAGGCTTGCTCGAAGTTGGTGCCGGCTTTCACCCGAACCTCACCGGTCGAGACAACGTCTACCTTAACGCCGCAATTCTCGGTATGTCGAAAGAAGAAACTGATCAGCGGCTCGAGGATATTCTCGAGTTTGCGGGCATCGGCGAATTCATCGACACCGAGGTGAAGCGATACAGCTCTGGAATGTATTCACGCCTCGGTTTCTCGGTTGCAGTACACACTGAACTCGACATTCTCTTGGTAGACGAGATCCTCTCGGTAGGTGACGCAGCTTTCAGAGAAAAATGCAATGCAAAGATGAAAGAGCTCAGCCAATCAGGTAAAACGATGTTCGTGGTGAGTCACAACGTCAACACCGTTAAAGAGCTTTGCGAACGCGGCATTGTTTTGAAAAAGGGAAAAATCGTTTTTGACGGGCCGATCAATGAGGCGGCCGAGTTTGTCACGCCCAAGAAGAAAAAATAG
- a CDS encoding LGFP repeat-containing protein yields the protein MDLKKKKSFSLKKYARSLIAMGTVAILSATLLTYAPSAATAADARSFNPGNILLDENLYNGSAMKAAEVQKFLNETVRGGKCTIGQPNRKPGDPAVWGGATTFASNCLNGYRQTTTSEPANKYCKAYTGAKNETAAQIITKVGQACGISQRVLITMLEKEQSLVTDEWPTVAQFSRAMGYGCPDTGPGHSANCDKNFYGFFNQVYSAAWQFKVYKQNPQNYSIKPKQTNTIQWHPNKACGTSQVYIENAATAALYIYTPYRPNQAALDAQWGTGNSCSTYGNRNFFLLYSDWFGSPNGFSVAPELNQFYTKQGGAQGVYGAATAPVRNHKSYISQEFAGGTLFWSKATGASGVNGAIRKLYNSEGGATSYLGLPIGAEQRDKGVSRQEFQNGTAYWSQKTGASVINGAIRALYNSEGGPKGYLGLPIGPEHRSKGVSRQEFEKGTAYWSQKTGTSVINGAIRALYNSEGGPKGYLGLPIGPEHRSKGVSRQEFEKGTAYWSQKTGTSVINGAIRALYNSEGGPKGYLGLPIGPEHRSKGVSRQEFEKGTAYWSQKTGASVINGAIRSWYLSNGGPNGSLGLPIGPEIRTSKESRQLFENGTLVWTAKGGVKLIKTKSAAAPLKQTETEVLPDPSEQQVEGNDDLQPETDSEEDSLEQDQLLVQ from the coding sequence GTGGATTTGAAAAAGAAAAAAAGTTTTTCGCTAAAAAAGTACGCGCGGTCGCTCATAGCTATGGGAACTGTAGCTATTCTTTCAGCCACGCTACTGACATATGCTCCGTCTGCGGCTACGGCAGCCGATGCTCGTTCGTTCAACCCTGGAAATATCCTTCTGGATGAGAACCTGTACAACGGCTCGGCCATGAAGGCAGCCGAAGTACAGAAATTCCTTAACGAGACTGTTCGAGGTGGCAAGTGCACTATCGGCCAGCCCAATAGAAAACCAGGTGACCCGGCAGTCTGGGGCGGCGCAACAACTTTCGCTTCTAACTGTCTTAACGGCTACCGCCAGACTACAACGTCAGAGCCTGCCAACAAGTACTGCAAGGCTTATACCGGAGCTAAGAACGAAACTGCGGCCCAAATTATTACCAAAGTCGGTCAAGCTTGTGGCATCAGCCAACGAGTACTCATTACCATGCTTGAAAAAGAACAATCGCTGGTTACTGATGAATGGCCTACTGTAGCCCAGTTCAGCCGAGCTATGGGGTACGGGTGCCCAGATACTGGCCCAGGCCATAGCGCAAACTGCGATAAAAACTTCTACGGCTTTTTCAACCAGGTATACAGTGCCGCATGGCAGTTTAAGGTTTACAAGCAGAACCCACAGAACTACTCCATTAAGCCTAAGCAAACGAACACAATCCAGTGGCACCCCAACAAGGCTTGTGGCACTTCGCAAGTTTATATCGAGAACGCCGCAACGGCAGCACTCTACATTTACACTCCCTACCGCCCAAACCAGGCAGCACTCGATGCTCAGTGGGGAACCGGCAATAGCTGCTCAACATACGGTAACCGCAACTTTTTCCTCCTCTACTCTGATTGGTTTGGCTCGCCCAACGGGTTCTCGGTTGCCCCCGAGCTCAATCAGTTCTACACAAAACAAGGTGGAGCTCAAGGTGTCTATGGTGCAGCTACAGCGCCAGTGCGCAACCACAAGAGCTACATCTCCCAAGAGTTCGCAGGAGGAACTCTGTTTTGGAGCAAAGCAACAGGCGCATCTGGCGTCAACGGAGCCATTAGGAAGCTCTATAACTCTGAGGGTGGGGCGACAAGCTACCTTGGTCTCCCGATAGGAGCTGAACAGCGCGATAAAGGTGTGTCACGCCAAGAGTTCCAGAACGGCACGGCCTACTGGAGCCAGAAGACCGGGGCCTCAGTCATCAACGGAGCAATCCGCGCCCTCTACAACAGCGAAGGCGGCCCCAAGGGCTACCTCGGCCTCCCCATCGGCCCAGAACACCGCTCAAAGGGCGTCTCACGCCAAGAGTTCGAAAAGGGCACCGCATACTGGAGCCAGAAGACCGGGACTTCAGTCATCAACGGAGCAATCCGCGCCCTCTACAACAGCGAAGGCGGCCCCAAGGGCTACCTCGGCCTCCCCATCGGCCCAGAACACCGCTCAAAGGGCGTCTCACGCCAAGAGTTCGAAAAGGGCACCGCATACTGGAGCCAGAAGACCGGGACTTCAGTCATCAACGGAGCAATCCGCGCCCTCTACAACAGCGAAGGCGGCCCCAAGGGCTACCTCGGCCTCCCCATCGGCCCAGAACACCGCTCAAAGGGCGTCTCACGCCAAGAGTTCGAAAAGGGCACCGCATACTGGAGCCAGAAGACCGGGGCCTCAGTCATCAACGGAGCAATCCGTTCCTGGTACCTGAGCAATGGGGGCCCCAATGGTTCGTTAGGCCTTCCGATCGGCCCCGAGATACGAACGAGCAAAGAATCTCGACAGCTCTTCGAAAATGGCACTCTGGTCTGGACGGCTAAGGGCGGCGTGAAACTTATCAAAACTAAGTCCGCAGCTGCTCCGCTCAAACAGACCGAGACGGAAGTACTCCCTGATCCCTCAGAGCAACAGGTTGAAGGAAACGATGACTTGCAGCCAGAGACAGACTCGGAGGAAGACAGCCTCGAGCAGGATCAACTTCTTGTCCAATAG
- a CDS encoding CDP-glycerol glycerophosphotransferase family protein: MIEGAENPEPEALRHKTLFARLLGGKLCLLQIIYLPNDEESDHQSVTATVAVGAGERTKPLHIRRLSKSRIKRPIDFLRSLHFVRVPLPADDQINNHVKYYFSEGQIEHSQPVYFYNKQAEENRRLYYVPFSQRRKGSQAQHLRRTNSSTIVFVQRPVFAVENTVRFRFMESGLVCCCLYMLGRVHDQFSSKKNYLFYEKFAAKAEEGAFELFVTMRRENPDSFFIIEKDSADYRKVASTPGVITKYSWAYYWKIFTAHTFIGTEVPTHLSIIRSNNSWLRRRIYIKPYVFLQHGIIYMKNLGRSSVYVHGREGEPEIIIASSQKEKAVIVRDLLLPPERVAVTGLGQFSLIQPNSVAGLKPDVVTIMLTWRPYDEHIAEPSETAYLQVLLDAVEACRSVMQDADLRILPHPKFRDTLLQSEFGNACWQGTVSDALADTKLLITDYSSIAYNAFYRGAGVVFFQPDVEEYEDATGELIPQASEYIGHRAFSAEELAETLSGCLDEDGTISLNSARTPEHEANYRLINEFQDGKNIERISEMLVSRFHTQQ; the protein is encoded by the coding sequence ATGATTGAAGGGGCCGAAAATCCCGAGCCGGAAGCACTCAGACACAAAACGCTATTTGCAAGACTGCTTGGTGGAAAACTCTGCCTTCTTCAGATTATTTACCTTCCAAATGATGAAGAGAGCGACCATCAGTCGGTAACGGCTACAGTTGCAGTAGGGGCAGGGGAACGAACCAAGCCTTTACATATTCGGCGTCTAAGTAAGAGCAGGATCAAGAGACCAATTGATTTCTTGAGATCACTGCACTTTGTTCGCGTGCCCCTTCCTGCTGACGATCAGATCAACAACCATGTGAAGTACTATTTTTCTGAAGGACAGATAGAGCATTCACAACCTGTCTATTTTTACAATAAGCAAGCTGAAGAAAACCGACGTCTCTATTACGTCCCCTTCTCTCAACGGCGAAAAGGCAGTCAGGCGCAACACCTCAGACGAACTAACTCGAGCACGATTGTTTTCGTCCAACGGCCTGTTTTTGCCGTAGAAAATACTGTTCGGTTTCGTTTCATGGAGTCAGGCTTAGTATGCTGCTGTCTCTACATGCTCGGTAGAGTGCACGACCAGTTTTCTTCAAAGAAAAACTATCTGTTCTATGAGAAGTTCGCTGCTAAAGCCGAAGAGGGAGCTTTTGAGCTTTTTGTCACTATGCGCCGAGAAAACCCGGATTCTTTCTTCATTATTGAAAAAGACAGCGCTGACTACAGAAAAGTCGCTTCAACTCCCGGCGTAATTACCAAATACTCGTGGGCTTATTACTGGAAGATCTTTACTGCGCATACCTTCATCGGTACTGAGGTGCCTACTCACCTTTCAATTATTCGCTCTAATAATTCATGGCTTCGGCGAAGAATCTATATTAAACCGTACGTCTTTTTGCAGCACGGTATTATCTATATGAAAAATCTGGGGCGATCCTCTGTATACGTTCATGGCAGAGAAGGAGAACCAGAAATAATCATTGCGAGCAGCCAAAAAGAGAAGGCTGTCATCGTTCGTGACCTCTTGCTCCCACCAGAAAGGGTGGCGGTGACAGGACTCGGGCAGTTCTCGCTAATTCAGCCGAATTCGGTTGCGGGGCTGAAGCCAGATGTTGTCACGATTATGCTTACTTGGCGCCCGTATGACGAACACATTGCCGAGCCCTCAGAGACTGCCTACCTGCAGGTCTTGCTAGACGCTGTAGAAGCATGTCGAAGCGTGATGCAAGATGCTGACCTTCGAATCCTGCCGCATCCAAAATTTAGGGATACTTTACTGCAATCAGAATTTGGAAATGCTTGTTGGCAAGGGACGGTTTCCGATGCCCTTGCCGACACAAAGCTCCTCATTACAGACTATTCTTCGATTGCCTATAATGCTTTTTACCGTGGTGCCGGGGTTGTTTTCTTCCAACCTGATGTTGAAGAGTATGAGGATGCTACAGGTGAGCTGATCCCTCAAGCCTCAGAGTATATTGGGCACCGGGCTTTCTCGGCTGAGGAGCTTGCTGAGACGCTCAGCGGCTGTCTGGATGAAGATGGGACGATATCGCTCAACTCTGCACGCACACCGGAACACGAAGCAAATTATCGTTTAATTAATGAGTTTCAAGACGGCAAGAACATCGAACGAATCTCAGAAATGCTTGTTTCACGCTTCCATACGCAGCAGTAA
- a CDS encoding CDP-glycerol glycerophosphotransferase family protein has product MNIALVFTEGLEPEALEGTLASVDTIAQQSKNTFLVFSTYDFVAENYPHVEITKLTQSQLNELAFLENLAPDDFVEILNVAVTFKKNAFARYESGAAGLPDVQMHVDRTYQHRLVEHTLERGSMTVNDDEAIWTGAFPLLVRTSVLRVYRELDILDHSILYNLCLVHSGRMRIIPDAVAMPAENPDLRYLDNFDSDWYLEFVRRWEKLFDLCNSTYQGVPETLQKAFLYLLEMRIVTNVNTKHKQVLNSGEVDQFFLFLGRVLSSVSDELLLRGSDVLQNLNRSTRMYLQSLKPDKEAAANYQRTGNDVLTRYGYTTIASLSGTRIAIDSMAFYEDKLEIAGFFPAFVDHENVDLFLESSTGNQILLPDVERYSEFQIFGKNIHRHPTFVASVELKDFIDAKWLRFVSIDKVSGIQIVHDLKFRKPLAKLTSRNRSYWDLGPVLMRYEDKSLRIEPSSKKNVFLAESRFLVSILKNREKGAGRAALLRMAFWLTKPFFGSKRVWLYSDKVYKAGDNGEYAFNYASKQDDGIKKYYVQRSDTPDASRFRQEKKKFLKFGTLKHKLAFLNADIVFATHTVLPLQHGLGKIERHLRGLFLYNTVFLQHGLSVQRLPWILNKYVDNTRMYCLASDFEKRNLMLPEAGYSEEDLVTTGVARYDGLISNAQKRILITPTWRTYLAPPGRFGQSRPRSEQFLQSDYFLLYTRLLNDERLVAAARNSGYTLQFLLHPVISSHYLDFQEVLNDVEVLAATDDVSYEKLLTEADVMVTDYSGVQFDFAYMNKPILYYHPETLPPSYEEGVYSYETDALGKVFAEQDELVAELIRLMEKGCQLDPEIGKKIKNFFYHQDHQNGKRIYDAVIAKDFKRQ; this is encoded by the coding sequence ATGAATATAGCTTTAGTTTTTACAGAAGGACTTGAACCAGAGGCGCTGGAAGGCACACTTGCCTCGGTCGATACGATTGCTCAGCAGTCTAAGAACACCTTCCTTGTTTTCTCGACCTATGATTTTGTCGCCGAGAACTATCCCCACGTTGAGATCACCAAGCTCACGCAAAGCCAGCTGAACGAGTTAGCTTTTCTCGAAAACCTTGCTCCTGACGACTTTGTCGAAATTTTGAATGTAGCCGTGACGTTCAAAAAGAACGCTTTTGCGAGGTACGAATCGGGAGCTGCCGGGCTTCCCGATGTTCAGATGCACGTTGATAGGACATATCAGCACCGCCTAGTTGAACACACGCTCGAGCGCGGCTCAATGACGGTTAACGATGATGAAGCGATCTGGACGGGTGCATTCCCACTTCTAGTGAGAACATCCGTACTTCGCGTATATCGAGAGCTGGATATTCTCGACCATTCAATCCTTTATAATCTTTGCCTGGTTCATTCCGGACGTATGCGTATTATCCCTGATGCGGTAGCTATGCCCGCCGAGAATCCAGACCTGCGTTATTTGGACAACTTTGATAGCGACTGGTATTTGGAATTTGTCAGACGTTGGGAAAAGCTGTTTGATCTCTGTAACAGCACGTATCAGGGAGTTCCTGAGACGCTGCAGAAGGCTTTTCTTTATCTGTTAGAAATGCGTATCGTCACTAATGTGAACACCAAGCATAAACAGGTACTCAATTCGGGAGAAGTAGACCAGTTCTTCTTGTTCCTTGGAAGGGTCTTGTCTTCAGTTTCGGATGAACTTCTGCTTCGAGGCAGCGACGTGCTCCAGAACTTGAACAGAAGTACTCGTATGTATCTGCAGAGTTTAAAGCCAGACAAGGAAGCGGCAGCAAATTACCAGCGGACGGGCAACGATGTCCTGACACGTTATGGCTATACAACGATTGCTAGTTTGTCTGGCACACGAATTGCTATTGACTCGATGGCCTTTTATGAGGACAAGCTAGAAATTGCAGGATTCTTCCCAGCTTTTGTTGATCATGAAAATGTTGATCTCTTCCTTGAGAGCTCTACGGGCAATCAAATTCTGCTCCCAGATGTCGAGCGATACTCAGAATTTCAGATTTTCGGAAAAAACATTCATCGGCACCCTACGTTCGTAGCCTCCGTTGAGCTGAAGGACTTTATCGATGCAAAGTGGCTGAGATTTGTCAGCATCGACAAGGTTTCCGGAATTCAGATTGTCCATGATCTCAAGTTCAGAAAACCATTAGCAAAGTTGACGTCAAGAAACCGGAGCTACTGGGATCTTGGGCCTGTACTGATGCGGTACGAAGATAAGTCGCTTCGCATTGAGCCTTCTTCGAAGAAGAATGTTTTTCTTGCTGAATCAAGGTTCTTGGTTTCAATTTTGAAAAACCGTGAAAAAGGGGCGGGGCGAGCTGCACTACTTCGCATGGCGTTCTGGCTTACGAAACCTTTTTTCGGTTCAAAGCGGGTATGGCTTTATTCCGACAAAGTTTACAAAGCGGGGGATAACGGCGAATACGCCTTTAATTACGCTTCGAAACAGGACGACGGTATAAAAAAATATTACGTTCAACGTTCCGATACACCTGATGCTTCACGTTTTCGTCAAGAAAAGAAAAAATTTCTCAAATTTGGCACGTTGAAGCATAAGCTGGCATTCTTAAACGCCGATATCGTATTTGCGACACATACTGTCTTACCTCTGCAGCACGGATTGGGGAAGATCGAACGACACCTTCGGGGCCTTTTCCTCTACAACACCGTCTTCCTCCAACACGGTTTGAGCGTGCAGCGTCTACCGTGGATCTTGAACAAGTACGTTGATAATACGAGAATGTATTGTTTGGCATCAGACTTTGAGAAGCGGAATCTTATGCTTCCTGAAGCCGGCTACTCAGAAGAAGATTTGGTGACAACTGGTGTTGCCCGGTATGACGGGCTTATTTCAAACGCCCAAAAGCGAATTCTCATTACTCCTACTTGGAGGACATATTTAGCCCCACCAGGACGTTTCGGGCAGTCTAGGCCAAGGAGCGAACAGTTCCTACAGTCCGACTATTTCCTGCTCTACACGAGGCTTCTTAATGATGAAAGATTAGTTGCAGCTGCCAGGAACAGTGGCTATACACTTCAGTTCCTGCTTCACCCGGTTATCAGCTCTCACTATCTTGATTTCCAAGAGGTGCTTAACGACGTTGAGGTGCTCGCTGCGACAGACGACGTAAGCTACGAAAAGTTGCTGACTGAAGCAGACGTTATGGTGACTGATTACTCTGGTGTTCAGTTTGATTTTGCGTACATGAATAAGCCGATTCTTTATTACCATCCTGAGACGTTGCCGCCGTCGTACGAAGAAGGCGTTTACAGTTACGAAACAGATGCCCTAGGCAAGGTGTTTGCAGAACAGGACGAACTGGTAGCAGAGCTTATTCGTTTGATGGAAAAGGGCTGTCAACTTGACCCAGAAATTGGTAAGAAAATCAAGAATTTCTTCTACCATCAAGATCATCAGAATGGTAAGCGTATCTATGACGCGGTCATAGCAAAAGACTTTAAACGTCAGTGA
- a CDS encoding NAD-dependent epimerase/dehydratase family protein — protein sequence MTQTVLKDMAYIVEHLADVREEFSGRTILVTGATGMVGQYVVRALLALADDLNGFGPKVIANYRDEVKAEEAFGDLRKHESFVALVGDVTDVDFSSVQSLDYIIHAASPASPSFFKNQPVDVIKANVQGTWNLLELARRTGAAFCFVSTMEIYGELGEQEDIRYVTETDYGAVDTLDLRSAYPESKRLAENLCVAYGAQYGVRSSLARLSHTYGPGMSLNDGRVQAEFLKKALYGEPIVLLSDGSSVRTYTYIADATTAILRIMLKAGIQPEAFNIANPDAEVSIRVLAETVLEQTGRSPQELEVRPQHNPLWSRATGKVVVLPTKLKEIGWAPEIGVSNGILRTAQHHQEILAR from the coding sequence ATGACGCAAACAGTGCTGAAGGACATGGCATATATCGTTGAACACTTGGCCGATGTTCGAGAAGAGTTTTCGGGAAGAACAATCCTCGTCACCGGTGCTACGGGTATGGTCGGCCAGTATGTGGTACGTGCATTGCTCGCACTCGCTGACGACCTTAACGGCTTTGGTCCGAAAGTCATCGCGAACTATCGCGATGAGGTAAAAGCAGAAGAAGCTTTTGGTGATCTCCGTAAGCATGAGTCGTTTGTAGCTCTTGTTGGCGATGTTACTGACGTAGATTTCTCTTCGGTGCAAAGTCTTGACTACATCATTCATGCAGCAAGCCCTGCTTCACCTTCTTTCTTCAAGAATCAACCGGTCGACGTTATCAAAGCAAATGTTCAAGGAACCTGGAACCTTCTAGAGCTCGCGAGAAGAACAGGCGCAGCCTTTTGCTTTGTCTCTACTATGGAGATCTACGGAGAGCTTGGGGAACAGGAAGATATTCGCTACGTAACAGAAACTGATTACGGAGCGGTTGATACTCTCGATCTGCGCTCAGCGTACCCTGAGAGTAAACGCCTAGCCGAGAACCTCTGCGTGGCCTATGGGGCGCAATATGGTGTTCGTTCTTCGCTTGCGAGGCTGTCGCACACTTACGGACCCGGTATGTCACTGAATGACGGCAGAGTGCAAGCTGAGTTCTTGAAGAAGGCACTTTATGGTGAGCCGATTGTCCTGCTTTCAGACGGTAGCAGCGTGAGGACTTATACGTATATTGCCGATGCAACGACGGCGATTCTTAGGATTATGCTCAAAGCAGGTATACAACCTGAGGCTTTCAACATCGCTAACCCTGATGCTGAGGTATCAATTCGCGTGCTCGCTGAAACAGTTCTGGAGCAAACGGGCCGCAGTCCTCAAGAACTTGAGGTTCGGCCACAGCACAATCCGCTCTGGAGTAGAGCTACCGGAAAAGTGGTAGTGCTTCCAACAAAGCTCAAAGAAATTGGTTGGGCTCCTGAAATAGGAGTAAGCAACGGTATCTTGCGTACAGCACAACACCACCAGGAAATTCTTGCCCGATGA
- a CDS encoding IspD/TarI family cytidylyltransferase: MSRTIAVVFAGGVGTRMGKAVPKQLLEVGNKPILVHTLDQFQAHDTIDDVFLVVAEDQVESMKTVTAKFGIDKVRKIVAGGSSAHESIMNGLEAAVNDGVSSDSVVLIHDGVRPILPYDLITKNIKSVLEFGSAITSIPAFETVGISRDGVSIEGIPERSEMYVLQAPQSFRLGKIFSANQRAREDGKVGDFIDQAHLMNYYNEKLHLVDGMRGNIKLTTPNDLEYFSYLFSSGEYQNLLGGQA, translated from the coding sequence TTGTCAAGAACTATTGCTGTTGTGTTTGCTGGTGGAGTAGGCACGCGCATGGGAAAAGCGGTTCCAAAACAGTTGCTTGAAGTCGGTAATAAACCGATCCTTGTTCATACGCTTGATCAGTTTCAGGCTCATGACACTATTGATGATGTTTTTCTTGTGGTCGCTGAAGACCAAGTGGAAAGCATGAAAACTGTTACGGCAAAATTCGGAATTGATAAGGTCCGAAAAATTGTTGCCGGTGGTTCCTCAGCACATGAATCGATCATGAACGGGTTAGAAGCTGCTGTTAACGATGGAGTTAGCAGCGATTCAGTTGTTCTCATTCACGATGGTGTTAGGCCGATCCTTCCGTATGATCTGATAACCAAAAACATTAAGAGCGTACTTGAATTCGGTAGTGCGATTACGAGCATCCCCGCGTTTGAAACTGTTGGTATCTCTCGTGACGGTGTGAGCATTGAGGGTATTCCGGAACGATCTGAGATGTATGTTCTGCAGGCACCCCAGAGCTTTAGGCTAGGGAAGATCTTTTCTGCGAACCAACGCGCTCGCGAAGACGGTAAAGTTGGCGACTTCATCGACCAAGCGCATCTTATGAATTATTACAACGAGAAACTACATCTTGTTGACGGTATGCGGGGCAATATCAAGCTCACGACTCCGAACGATCTAGAGTACTTTTCGTACCTTTTTAGTAGCGGCGAATACCAAAATCTTCTTGGAGGTCAAGCATGA